CCCGGCGGCTGGCTACCTAGAGCGATCTATGATTCGATGCGGGTAATTGGAGTTTGGCAGGATTGGCCAGTTATCGAATCAAAGCCCTGTCTTCATGATACAGTCAGCCTACTTGCTACTTCAGGTTAGTTTCTAAGGAGTAACCATCTTGGTATAAAATCTATGCATGACCCATCAAACTCCAGTACCTCAGTCTCTCTGCAATCTATTTACTTTCCGACTATTATTACGAAAATGACTCAGAACAAACCCCTCATTGTTATAGTCCCTGGTGGTTTTTGCAGTCCCGATATTTACGAGGATGTTGCCAATATTCTCCGAGAGGACGGCTTCACAGCCAAGGTCATCAGGTTAACAACCTGTGGAAACGTACCGATAGAAAATCCCACCCATGATGAATGCAAAGCCCTTGCCGACAAAGGCATGCTCGACGACGTCAAAGAGATTCACGACAACATAGCGAAGGAGCTTGATGAGGGCTCTGAAGTTGTTCTCTTTGGTCACAGCTACGGAAGTCTTGTGGGCCTCCTCGCTATTGAAGGCTATACTTTGGAGGAACGAAAGGCAAAAGGACTTGCTGGAGGAATCAAAGGATATGCGGCTGTCGCTGGATTCGCGTTTACTGTGCGAGACAGGAACATTTATGGCACGACAGAACAAGGGCCCGTGATGCCTAATCATTCACACGAGGTGAGTCAAAATCCTACCAAGACGCAGACTTGGCTAAAAGTATGAATGAAAAACAGACGGGTGGCCTTGTGCATCTACACGACACCTTCAAAGCATCCTTCTACAGCGATCTGTCGACCAGCGAACAAGACGAGGCTTGGAAAAAGGTCCTGGGAAGCCAAAGCCGTAAAAGCTTCGATCATCTCGCAGGCTTTATCAATTCGGATGTCAAGATCCCTACGACATATGTCAAGTGTGAAAATGATCAAGTTCTACCTGCGGCGATTCAAGCCAATATTATCCAGGCAGGAGGATTTAATAAAGTGGAACACCTGCTCTCTGGTCATTTTCCATTTTTGAGCATGCCAAAAGAGACGGCGCAGCTTTTTGAACGGATTGCTATGGCATAAATTACTGTTGGGGTGCCACTGTCTGGGTGTCGAGGGTCTCACGCCGGGTATCCATTTGTGGTTCTGCAGGAAACGAATTAGCTATTGTTTAAACTGTATGTGCAGGGTCGTAGCTGTGGTTGATTCGTCACATAATGTTATATACGTCCGAGTTCAATACCGAAGCTCTACCAGAGAATCCATTCAGCTATACGAGACGTGGCGTAGGTGCGGATATAAATAGTCACAATTGACAAGGCTATGGTGATGGAGACAGAGGTGATACCGGAGTAATCTCTGGGGAGACCAGTACATCTCCTACTGATTGATCTCCATCAAAGCATTGCTAGCACATTAGACCCCCTGGAAGTTGCAACCCGAGTCTCCCATGTACCGGTATAATGCAGTCGGTGGACACTCTTTCCAGTCCATTCAGTCATAGCTCATGCAAATCACAGAGCTAAATAGACCAGAACGAATGTTTTGACCCGACGCTCGGTCAATTGGGTTCGAACAACCCTGTATGTCGATTCTTCCGCTTGGACGAAGTATGCTTCGTCCCTAGCTTGGTGATCGGCACGGACTAGACCTCGTATTCAACATGTCGTTGTTATCCAGAAAGGAGAGATACAGAAGTACAAAGGCATGTATGTAATGCTGTATTATTTGAAGTTTTTGATCATTACACAAATTGAGCCTTTTACTCTTGTTTCTTACTCTTATTTCGTCACTGGCTTATAGTATCGAACTCCGAAACTATCTCCAAAATGCGTTTCTTCTCGTTTACTCTTCCAGCCCTCGCTGCTGCGGCCGCCGTCCCCAAATCGTGCGAAAACCCAACAAAGCGTGTTGAATGGCGACAGCTCGATCAGTCCACCCGTCAACAATACATCGATGCAGTTCTGTGTCTTGCGACAATACCCTCGCGACTCGGCCTTAACTCGACTCTCTACAACGATTTCCCTCATGTTCACTCGCATCTTGACAAGCAGAGTACGTATCCTACCTCTAGATCTCATCCACACTTTTATCCAGCATAGGTGCTAAAATCTGCAACCTCAGTCCACTCCGTTGCTTCTTTCCTACCTTGGCATAGGTACTTTGTCCATGTATATGAGGGTGCATTGAAGAAATGTGGCTATGAAGGGGTCATGCCGTAAGACTTAGCATCAAAACAACTCTACTATTGCATACACTAATCACCAACATTCAGGTATTGGGATTGGTCCCTCGATAGCGACAATGTCCCCAAGTCTGCCATCTGGGATGCAAAGACTGGATTCGGTGGAAACGGTAGCCCAAACAGAACCGAGTCGATCAACAATGGAAGAGATGTTAGGAAGTGTCTTGATGACGGACCGTTCAAGGACCTCCATCCCGAGTATCTCGGCACTAAGAGGGATCCCCATTGCTTGTCTCGCAACTGGAACGACGGAACCAGCAACATCGGAAATATGTTCTCTGACGCTTACACCCCTGAGACTGTCAAGAAAGTCCAAGCCGTTGACAACTACGACGAATATCGTTATACTCTTGAGGGCGGTCCTCACGGTGCTATCCACAGCTCTATTGGTGGTGACATGGTTCCCAACACTTCGCCTAGTGGTAAGAAAATACCCAAAGACCCATTTCAATGAGTTATCAGCTAACAACCCAGACCCCTTATTCTTCCTTCACCACACCCAGATCGATCGTCTGTGGTCACTTTGGCAGCAGGAGGATCCCAAGGTTCGCCTTATCGAGTTTGCGGGTGACAAGACCCAAGATCAATTCGATGGAACTAAGCCACCCCGCGCATCTCTTGATGACACCCTGCTTATGATGGATTTGGCCGATGATCTGAAGGTCAAGGACATGATGACCACTGAGAACTCATTACTCTGCTACCACTACTAGGTCGCCTAACCCTATTGTGTACGCAGGCGGGAACTTCGTCATACAATGTACAGCGGGTCTGTTGACAGTTGTTTTTGGAGTTTTGGTAGACTGTTGGGTTGAGGTTTTCCCTGGGGTTTCGCCCAGTTTTCCCTATTCAACCGTGGCCTCTTTGTCTCATGCTAGCAACGAAGATATCTTGTCATAGAACCCAATTATCTATGGACACTGTGACTGAGTCATAAAGAACAACTGtatattgaggaagtgacGAAGGTTTCGTTAATTTGTCCCCGTCTACACCCTTTCTAAAGCTTTGATACAAGTCTATCATCCTTGACAACAATATTGTTACTGCCATCAACAGATTTGCCCTGCAGCTTACGCCTGAGAATCTTTCCTGCCGGACTTTTCGGTATCGCAGAGAcaatctcaatctcttcAAGCCATTTGTGTCGCGCTGTTGCTTTCTTGACGTTTTCAAAGATCTCCTTTGCTGCTTCAGCAGGTCTTGAGGAGTGCGAAGAATTCAACACGACAAATGCCTTCGGCCGCTCACCAGCAAGCTCATCAGGAATACCGCACACAGCGACATCGTCAACCTGAGGTTGTCCTTGGAGCAGGTTCTCGAGTTCCGCTGGAGCCACTGCAATTCCTTTGACTTTGATCATTTCCTTCAGCCTATCTGTGATAGACAGGAAGCCTTCTTCGTCGATATATCCTATGTCGCCAGTATGCAAGAACCCATCTTTATCAAAGGTGTCTTGCGTTGCCTTGGGGTTGTCCAGATACCCCATAGCCATTTGTGGCCCACGAGCCCAGATTTCACCCGGTTTATTGACCTCGCAGTCCTTTCCAGTTTCAATATCTACTATTCGGAGCTCTGTAGATCCCACCAGTGTACCCACCTTGTCAGCATACTTGTAGGCATACTTTCCAAGTGGATGGGCGACAATACAGGAACATGACTCGGTCATGCCATAACCCTGCTTAAAACCGGTTCCAGGAAAGGCTTTCTCAAGTAGAGTAAGAATTTCTCGCGATAAAGGGGCTGCTCCGGACGAAAAGCGTTCAACATGAGACAAGTCATATTTTGCCACCAACTTGGGTTCGCGGACTAGACGAATAATGATGGGCGGGACAAGGAGAAGCTCCTTGATCATGTTCTCCGATGCAGTCTGCAGAAGCGTGTCTAGCGTGAACTTGGCCAAGACGTAAACATTGGCATTGAGGTAGATTGGGAAGTGCAGTTGATGCACGATGCCGGTGATGTGATAGAACGGCAAAGCTGCCAGGATTTTGTTATGACTAGGAAGCGTGAGGTCTGCCACTTGGAGGCATTGGGCGATAATGTTGGCGTGTGATATCATGACCGCTTTCGGAAGACCGGTAGTACCGCTGCTGAAGCAAAGAAATGTGCAAACATCGGCATTGGTCTTGTCCTTGGGGATTTGAAATGGGGGTACTTCTGTAACACCGCTTGATTTCTCCAGAAGTACCTGTATGCTCGTGCTTCCCTCATGGGAGCCTTCCAAGAGAATCACGTTCTTCTTAGGGATCCCGACTTTGACAGCTGCGGCATGGGCTTTATCGATATTTTCAACGGTAGCAAACATGATCTTTGACTTGCTAGTCTTGAGACTGTAAGCAAGCTCGTCAACGGTGTAGTCTGGCGATACTCCGCAAGCTACACCCCCGACGCGGATAGTAGCAAGAGTAGCAACAGGCCACCAGATGGAGTTCCTGCCGTAGACAATCACCGTGTCGTTATGTTTCAGTCCATACTGAGCAACGAGGACTGAAGACAACGATGTTGCATAATCTTTCAGTAACCCGTAGCTGATATGCTTCTTGGTGATGGCATCGGTAAAGCCTGGAGCCTCATCTCCATACGCGAATGTCTTGGACTCGAAAATCCATGACCATAATGTCTGGTTTGGTGAAACTGCCAGTACAAGTTAGTCGAAGTAATACAAGATCTGATACCCGTGACCACTAACAAGAGATGTTTGGGTTCTCGGACTGGTAAATCATGATGCTAACAAATGTTCGGAATGTCAGTTGATATTGGTAGAGAAACAAAGCCGATGCGGGGTGCAGTTTAAGTATCATTTATCGGGTAGAAGTCAACTGAAACCCCCGCAATATCGACGGAGGAGATCCTTGTCACGGACATCGGCTCGTCGTCCCGCTGTGTAAATCAAGTTTAGCGTTGGTGTTTTAGTTTGCTTGGCCGAAGAGGGTTGACCAAGTTGCCTCGGCCTTGTTATTATTGGACAATACTCAGACGGTATATTACGTactaccatccacaacccctctttcgccactaCCCCTTTTTCGCCaggtaaaataaaaaaagttctactaaaacttattaattttacttatataaaagttagcctaaatatatagctacttaagagaaattacctctattaattataaaaataattaaatataataattctaaccttataaggctatatagggtatataatttatatatactatactatagaaatattattagtttaattattaaattccTTACTACTTTTTACCTTATTTTTTAgtctttatctttaataataatataaaaatacttaagttaAGACTTTAATAGAAATACCTAGAGAATAATATAGCAAAGGCTATATTAgatattactaataatagctttttaccCCCTTAAGCTACTTATAGATAGGGAGTGCCCTAAAGGACTCTAATCAATAgactttatagctataggGCTATAAAAAAGTAGATctacctttattaatagttatcTAAGAGATAAGAGGATAGGCTAGCTTTTTAGATTCTTCGCTAGAAGTCTTTAGGCTATACTTTATCCTATAGTTAAATCTGCACTTATATTATAggcttattaagataataaagtaaatatctTAACTTAGGATATAACTAggtaattaagtttattaattactatatagatCTAAAGACTAagataagtaaatattaagaagttaaaagatttaacttttttaccCTTAAAGCggtttattaatactttaatatttaagataGCCAGTATAGCTAGATTAAGCCtgaaaatactattaatattaataaaggagGTATTATAACtagttttaataagtatttacctttactacttatttatacttatattttaattaattaattctctttatttaggcctagatagcttaattattagAAGTATAGACCTAAAGTATAAGGTATTTCTTAAAGGactataaacttaaaattagactttatttattaaagctattactgCTAATAGCTATACTTTAGTTCCTAGTATAATCTTTAAGGGAAAAGaactatagaaataatagtTTCTTAAGGAATTTAAGCAGATAGTagactaatattatataatattgcCTAACAGGTAGactaataactatataagtattaaatagcttaaaagaGTTTATTTACCCTAGATTATACCTACTAATAAGTTAGATATTAGACTAATTATTTTAGATagttataaaagctatataatagtatattctCTATTTTCTCtaccttaagattaatactAACTAATAGAAAGATAAATAGATagctatatactttttaaataatatttattactgCTATTTACTAATATACTGCTCTTATAAACTCTAGCCACTAGATAAtagagtatttaatatattaaaggctatatattaataaaagttaaaaaggtttactttattaactaATTCTACTCTAataaataaggttaattttattaGGGCCTATACTAAAGCTTACTAAGTTAGaataattaagaagaatatACTATTAGGCTAAAGGATTACTAGAAACTGgctaattttatatataaaagcattataataccttaaaaTCTAATAAGATAGGCCAAATAGTAGCCTAAGAGTAACTCCTAAACCTAGGCTATATCTTGGCTTagataatatactatagataagctattaaatttataatcttaggttaaataagatactaaagatataaagataatataatataatagctaagaGCTTTAAAGCTTACTAGTAGACAgtagtagtatatatatagaagatTACTAGCCTAAAGGAAGAATTAGCTTAactaaaaaaagaaaagaaaaaaaaagtaatactaaatcttaataaatattttataactCTTAGAGAAACTCTAGCTAGTAAAAagtctatattaaaagaggtaacttattatatacctATTAGGGTAgaatttatctctttaagTAAGTAAAAGTCAGTATTAAAGACTGACTTAGTTATAGAAGttagaaagaaaaatataCCCTACTAACTAACTAGATAGTTACAGcagataataaaaaaaaccaaagtataataaattaatttacttataacttattaaataaataattttatatatttctattaatttaattaaattctatataaGTAAAGTTAGTAAGTTTTAGtagagctttttttattttacctGGCAAAAGAGGGGtagtggcgaaagaggggttgtggatggtaatGACTGCCGCTTGCATGGTAATATTCAAGAATTCAACGAGTTTATTTCAGTGCACTGATCTCACTGTTGCTCACTTTACCAAGACTACTATTCTTATGGGCAAACCCTCTTCCATAACCAGTTACTGTTCGGGCTTGCGTCCCCAGACTACACGCTGTTTATAGTAAGGATGGTGCTTGCCTGAATGAATCTCTTTGCGTGCATGCGCAAGGAAGACGTGAATCTCAGACTCCGACCAACCGATTGTGTTGGCAACGAAAAGGACGAATCCTTCAGGGtcggcaaggaaggccatcTTGGCGAATTGACCCAGCTCTTTCAGTGCTGAATCCTTTGCCCATCC
This Fusarium poae strain DAOMC 252244 chromosome 3, whole genome shotgun sequence DNA region includes the following protein-coding sequences:
- a CDS encoding hypothetical protein (SECRETED:SignalP(1-22)), translating into MRFFSFTLPALAAAAAVPKSCENPTKRVEWRQLDQSTRQQYIDAVLCLATIPSRLGLNSTLYNDFPHVHSHLDKQIHSVASFLPWHRYFVHVYEGALKKCGYEGVMPYWDWSLDSDNVPKSAIWDAKTGFGGNGSPNRTESINNGRDVRKCLDDGPFKDLHPEYLGTKRDPHCLSRNWNDGTSNIGNMFSDAYTPETVKKVQAVDNYDEYRYTLEGGPHGAIHSSIGGDMVPNTSPSDPLFFLHHTQIDRLWSLWQQEDPKVRLIEFAGDKTQDQFDGTKPPRASLDDTLLMMDLADDLKVKDMMTTENSLLCYHY